One genomic region from Terriglobus aquaticus encodes:
- a CDS encoding SOS response-associated peptidase has translation MRCGSEPDITAKKPAKAAKQTYALKVHAPHAAEAQTFAFAGLWEEWHNKADETWLQSFTILTTEPNDVTRDVHNRMPVILHESDWDEWLLREGPAPVHLLKPFPAAEMSKRPVSKDVGNVRNNHPELLNSK, from the coding sequence ATGCGCTGCGGATCCGAGCCGGACATCACGGCGAAGAAGCCAGCCAAGGCCGCGAAGCAGACGTACGCCTTGAAGGTCCACGCGCCGCACGCGGCCGAAGCGCAGACCTTCGCCTTCGCCGGTCTATGGGAAGAATGGCACAACAAAGCGGACGAGACCTGGCTGCAGAGCTTCACGATTCTGACCACGGAGCCGAACGACGTGACCCGCGACGTGCACAACCGCATGCCCGTCATCCTGCACGAAAGCGACTGGGACGAATGGCTCCTGCGCGAGGGCCCGGCGCCCGTCCACCTGCTGAAGCCGTTCCCCGCGGCTGAGATGAGCAAGCGGCCGGTGAGCAAAGACGTCGGGAATGTTCGCAACAATCATCCCGAGTTGCTGAACAGCAAATAG
- a CDS encoding Crp/Fnr family transcriptional regulator produces MAFPHSNLLLASLPADVQAKLSADLEPVLLPVNTVLFEPEQTPRYVHFITSGVASLVTQMAAGEGVEVGLLGREGLLGSLQLLGPHRGSARCFMQIGGSGLRMDFRKFQKAFLENPDLHRLVLQHVQYDGLNLGQLAACNRVHEIEERLARWLLMVEDRLGEPDLPLTQEFLGQMLGAQRSTVTLVAGTLQRDGLIEYHRGHVKIVDRPALENAACECYSITRKLFQNLYQGERGAVPRDGLRTSH; encoded by the coding sequence GTGGCCTTTCCCCATTCGAACCTTCTTCTCGCATCACTACCAGCCGATGTGCAGGCTAAACTGTCTGCCGATCTCGAACCTGTTCTCCTTCCCGTCAACACCGTCCTCTTCGAGCCTGAACAGACCCCTCGTTATGTCCACTTCATAACTTCTGGCGTCGCGTCGCTCGTCACTCAGATGGCCGCCGGCGAAGGGGTCGAGGTTGGTCTACTCGGACGCGAGGGACTTCTCGGCAGTCTTCAATTGCTTGGACCACATCGGGGATCAGCTCGATGCTTCATGCAGATTGGGGGCAGCGGCCTTCGAATGGACTTTCGAAAGTTCCAGAAGGCCTTCCTAGAGAACCCAGACCTGCATCGTTTGGTCCTGCAGCATGTTCAGTACGACGGTCTGAACCTTGGGCAGCTTGCAGCGTGCAACCGGGTTCACGAGATTGAAGAACGTTTAGCCCGATGGCTATTGATGGTCGAGGATCGTCTTGGAGAGCCGGATCTGCCGCTTACCCAAGAGTTCCTTGGGCAGATGCTCGGGGCTCAGCGATCAACCGTAACATTAGTCGCCGGAACGCTGCAGCGCGACGGCCTGATTGAATATCACCGAGGGCATGTCAAGATCGTGGATCGGCCCGCCCTTGAGAATGCTGCCTGTGAGTGTTACTCAATCACTCGCAAGCTCTTTCAGAACCTCTATCAAGGAGAGCGGGGTGCCGTCCCGAGAGACGGCCTGCGAACGTCGCACTGA
- a CDS encoding DUF4231 domain-containing protein — protein sequence MTPDPQSQIVAPAESRAQCLATMLTGRIESFQARRRQNKQKAFWLHIAGTTLSALTTIFLGIQAPDSKNAMLYLKNTALCFSALVTVFGAWEAFFDHRGLWVKYTRTHAQLLSIKASLDYLMLGGTDIKQEEVDALFRKFEDVIAESNDSWLQLRSESKAK from the coding sequence GTGACCCCGGATCCTCAATCGCAGATCGTCGCGCCCGCGGAAAGTAGGGCACAGTGCCTGGCGACTATGCTTACGGGCAGGATCGAATCGTTCCAAGCTCGACGCCGACAGAACAAGCAGAAGGCCTTTTGGCTCCACATCGCCGGCACAACTCTTAGCGCCCTGACGACCATTTTTTTGGGAATTCAAGCACCAGATTCGAAGAACGCGATGCTTTACCTGAAGAACACCGCGCTCTGCTTCAGTGCGCTTGTCACTGTGTTTGGCGCATGGGAAGCGTTCTTCGACCATAGAGGATTATGGGTCAAGTACACCAGGACACACGCGCAGTTACTTTCCATCAAGGCCAGCTTGGACTATTTGATGTTAGGTGGCACAGACATTAAGCAAGAAGAAGTAGATGCCCTCTTCAGAAAGTTTGAAGATGTCATCGCTGAATCGAATGATTCGTGGCTGCAGCTCCGATCAGAAAGCAAAGCCAAATGA
- a CDS encoding P-loop NTPase family protein: MFEKLLKAVRDAYDADILLYVGSIDRPFDDHFIARCKAYKKRPNVLLVLTTLGGDPNAAYRIARCLQEEYGINRGNGDQPDVEPKDAGKFYLFVDSRCKSAGTILATGATHLIMSDFAELGPIDVQLRKGDEVGERSSSLTPMHAIESIRDLSIKYFEDCFKELRFNQDLLFGTKGASEIATRMATSLFGEIFSQIDPMRVAEFDRAMRIASEYGSRLGANHLKPGGLARLVAAYPTHGFVIDRKEATEIFKSVEKPSKDLVTLGEFVREHWEPKHLTTPEPLLLALTIPKLDHEDDEEAPVVDGAQPAAGAVES, encoded by the coding sequence GTGTTTGAAAAGCTTCTAAAGGCAGTGAGAGATGCCTACGACGCTGACATCCTCCTCTATGTAGGATCGATTGATCGACCGTTCGATGATCACTTCATTGCACGCTGCAAAGCTTACAAGAAGCGCCCGAACGTGCTGCTTGTGTTGACCACCTTGGGTGGCGATCCGAACGCAGCATATCGAATCGCGCGTTGCTTGCAAGAAGAGTACGGAATCAACCGTGGCAATGGAGATCAGCCAGACGTCGAGCCGAAGGACGCCGGTAAGTTCTACCTGTTCGTCGATTCGCGCTGTAAATCAGCCGGAACGATTCTCGCAACTGGCGCTACCCACTTGATCATGTCCGACTTTGCCGAACTTGGGCCTATTGACGTGCAGCTGCGAAAAGGCGATGAGGTCGGAGAGCGAAGCTCTAGTCTCACGCCCATGCATGCGATCGAATCGATCAGAGATCTTTCGATCAAGTATTTCGAGGACTGCTTCAAAGAACTGCGCTTCAATCAAGATTTGCTCTTCGGAACGAAGGGCGCGTCCGAGATCGCGACGCGGATGGCAACGAGTCTGTTCGGTGAGATCTTCAGTCAAATAGATCCCATGCGCGTTGCAGAATTTGATCGCGCGATGCGCATCGCAAGCGAGTACGGCTCTCGACTTGGAGCGAACCATTTGAAGCCCGGTGGGCTTGCCAGGCTCGTCGCTGCCTACCCGACTCATGGCTTCGTTATCGATCGCAAAGAAGCGACAGAAATCTTCAAATCTGTCGAGAAACCGTCTAAAGATTTGGTGACCTTGGGCGAATTCGTTCGTGAGCACTGGGAACCAAAGCATCTGACGACTCCTGAGCCACTTCTTTTGGCGTTGACAATTCCGAAGCTCGACCATGAGGATGACGAAGAAGCGCCGGTTGTTGACGGCGCACAACCTGCAGCAGGTGCGGTTGAATCGTAA
- a CDS encoding HNH endonuclease, translating into MQSPGRLKRATDVHHIVPIRVAPWLRLVLSNLVSLCKECHSSITARRDSTFAHRRSV; encoded by the coding sequence GTGCAAAGCCCCGGCCGACTCAAGCGCGCCACCGATGTGCACCACATCGTTCCGATCCGGGTCGCTCCCTGGCTCCGCCTGGTCCTGAGCAATCTGGTCTCGCTCTGCAAAGAGTGCCACTCCAGCATCACAGCCCGGCGCGACTCAACCTTCGCGCACAGGAGATCCGTTTGA
- a CDS encoding PadR family transcriptional regulator, translating to MSEKDWLGEFEQIVLLAVLRLGANAYGFAIQQEIQARIGRSCSIGAISTTLDRMEQKGFVSSRYGESTPERGGRAKKFFKVEAAGQAGLRNSYAARAAMAHGLEPLFGGA from the coding sequence ATGTCAGAAAAGGATTGGTTAGGTGAATTTGAACAGATCGTCCTCTTGGCGGTCCTTCGATTGGGTGCGAACGCTTATGGATTCGCGATACAGCAAGAGATCCAAGCGAGGATCGGTCGCTCGTGTTCGATAGGGGCCATATCAACCACATTGGACCGCATGGAGCAGAAGGGTTTCGTTTCATCTCGCTATGGTGAATCCACTCCAGAGCGGGGAGGTCGAGCCAAGAAGTTCTTCAAAGTCGAGGCGGCTGGCCAAGCTGGACTGCGCAATTCTTATGCAGCCAGAGCCGCGATGGCCCATGGGCTCGAACCTCTCTTTGGAGGTGCGTAA
- a CDS encoding terminase large subunit domain-containing protein — MSASSRTRREQGSGLPLPLRLRSGRRHLRVAGAHAARGRQLGLADDRSRALAEVHLANVFGWLGKEDGLRRFQKVYISVPRKNAKTTMVACVLLYCLLCDGEHGAQVYDGTNKLEQADAACSRTAWA; from the coding sequence ATGAGCGCTTCCTCAAGGACCCGAAGAGAGCAAGGATCCGGCTTACCCCTACCGCTTCGATTACGAAGCGGCCGGCGACATCTGCGAGTGGCTGGAGCTCATGCCGCACGTGGACGGCAACTGGGGCTCGCCGACGATCGTTCTCGAGCTCTGGCAGAAGTTCATCTGGCCAACGTCTTTGGCTGGCTCGGCAAGGAAGACGGCCTCCGGCGTTTTCAGAAGGTCTACATCTCCGTCCCGCGTAAGAACGCGAAGACGACGATGGTGGCCTGCGTCCTGCTGTATTGCCTCCTCTGCGACGGCGAACATGGCGCGCAGGTCTATGATGGCACCAACAAGCTCGAACAGGCGGATGCTGCCTGCTCTCGCACCGCGTGGGCATAG
- a CDS encoding HNH endonuclease signature motif containing protein produces MPSAELQRIFDDRASAIYFFMGKRVAGRRADSAKLAFAGACLPFTQQQFSTWLLSRLGSLERVVQCAYCNCFLNVSTFVVDHRIPFGWPWFGPLGLHNLALSCASCNQRKGCMSDAGFLRLVHWASRSLDSRDLGDMLKRLGSGGMASRLLAESRVQTVVSKPNARPPGNQKHFDEFLAA; encoded by the coding sequence ATGCCTTCAGCAGAACTTCAGCGGATCTTTGACGATCGCGCATCCGCGATCTACTTCTTCATGGGGAAGCGGGTAGCAGGGAGGCGAGCCGACTCCGCAAAGCTCGCTTTTGCCGGCGCCTGCCTGCCCTTCACGCAACAGCAGTTCTCGACGTGGTTGCTTTCTCGTTTAGGCAGTCTGGAGCGTGTCGTCCAGTGCGCGTATTGCAATTGCTTCCTGAACGTCTCAACCTTCGTGGTCGATCATCGAATCCCGTTCGGATGGCCCTGGTTCGGTCCACTCGGCCTGCACAACTTAGCTCTGAGCTGCGCTTCCTGCAATCAGCGTAAGGGCTGCATGAGCGATGCTGGCTTTCTCCGTCTCGTGCATTGGGCTTCGCGGTCGCTCGATTCGCGGGACTTAGGGGACATGCTGAAGCGTCTGGGAAGCGGTGGTATGGCGTCCCGCCTTCTTGCCGAAAGCCGTGTGCAGACAGTTGTTAGTAAGCCGAACGCTCGACCACCTGGGAACCAGAAGCACTTCGACGAGTTCCTAGCCGCCTAA
- a CDS encoding DUF3052 domain-containing protein, with product MAKKLGVVDGQKTWRVGMPDSVSADIASSGSRPALFSHPVPDLQMVHIFVTLRCELASRLAEARQFLAPNGMIWVSWPKKSSGKTTDISDETVRAEAFPLGLVDVKVCAVDEIWSGLKLVIRKMNRL from the coding sequence TTGGCCAAGAAGCTCGGAGTGGTGGACGGCCAAAAGACATGGCGAGTTGGCATGCCGGACAGCGTGTCTGCGGACATCGCGTCAAGCGGCTCCCGTCCGGCCTTGTTCAGCCATCCGGTCCCGGACCTGCAGATGGTGCATATTTTTGTCACGCTGAGATGCGAGCTGGCAAGCAGGTTGGCTGAAGCAAGACAGTTTCTTGCGCCGAACGGGATGATCTGGGTCTCGTGGCCAAAGAAGTCATCCGGAAAGACAACGGACATCTCCGATGAGACGGTGCGGGCAGAAGCGTTTCCGCTCGGGCTAGTTGATGTAAAGGTGTGCGCAGTCGATGAGATCTGGTCAGGATTGAAGCTCGTCATCCGAAAGATGAACCGTCTCTGA
- a CDS encoding YciI family protein: MSKYLISFPSEAMVLTDEELEVVSAEAHAVIEEAKAAGVYVFGGGIEEQVDPVLVSADGSVSSDIYPGSDLRGGFTVLELPTRADAIEWARKLAVSCRCSQELREFMYDPAS; this comes from the coding sequence ATGTCGAAATACCTGATCTCATTCCCCAGTGAAGCCATGGTCCTTACGGACGAAGAACTCGAAGTGGTTTCCGCGGAAGCTCACGCAGTTATTGAGGAAGCCAAAGCTGCGGGAGTCTATGTGTTCGGCGGTGGTATCGAGGAGCAAGTCGATCCGGTACTGGTCTCCGCGGATGGTTCGGTATCAAGCGACATCTATCCCGGCAGCGATCTGCGAGGCGGATTCACAGTGTTGGAGCTACCGACGCGAGCGGACGCCATCGAATGGGCCAGAAAACTTGCGGTGAGTTGCCGCTGCTCGCAGGAGCTCCGCGAGTTCATGTACGACCCGGCAAGCTAG
- a CDS encoding alpha/beta fold hydrolase — protein MRRLVGLLLSVVGLCSPSLAMAADPAGPPAPVRHEYVLRNFRTESGAVLPEARLVYGTTGTLNADRSNAVLLPSHYMANMNGYGFLVKSAAFPEGALDPSKLFLITTELFGNGRSSSPSNTPPPFDGPRFPVMTIRDNVEAVHQMLTEELHIQHLRAVIGFSMGAQQAFQWAVSYPTFMDRAVATSGTAKTYGHGIVRLEGQIAALTADPAFMNGNYKTEPAKGLEAFGMVWAGWLYSQEWWRKELWRTASPPGTTFEQYMFSFRKRFNADANDYILQARTWESNDVGKTLLVDGRPAAFQGDVEKALRSVKVPFLYMPSATDLYFPLEDATYEAAFLPHGKLLPIPSLWGHPAGAGASPADKLFLNRQIAAFLSE, from the coding sequence ATGCGTCGACTTGTTGGCTTGCTGCTGAGTGTTGTTGGTCTTTGCTCGCCTTCCCTTGCCATGGCTGCGGACCCGGCAGGGCCGCCTGCTCCGGTGCGGCATGAGTATGTTCTGCGGAACTTCCGTACGGAGTCAGGTGCGGTGTTGCCCGAGGCCCGGTTGGTGTACGGCACGACGGGCACGCTGAATGCAGATCGCTCCAATGCCGTACTTCTGCCATCGCACTACATGGCGAACATGAATGGGTATGGCTTCCTGGTGAAGTCTGCTGCGTTTCCCGAGGGTGCGCTCGACCCCTCGAAACTTTTCCTCATCACCACGGAGCTGTTCGGCAATGGCCGGAGCTCGTCTCCGTCGAATACGCCTCCGCCGTTTGATGGTCCGCGCTTCCCAGTCATGACCATCCGCGACAACGTTGAGGCGGTACACCAGATGCTGACTGAGGAGTTGCACATCCAGCATCTGCGGGCGGTCATCGGCTTTTCGATGGGCGCGCAGCAGGCATTTCAGTGGGCGGTCAGCTATCCCACATTCATGGATCGAGCCGTCGCCACCAGCGGAACAGCCAAAACCTATGGCCATGGCATCGTGCGACTGGAAGGCCAAATTGCTGCGCTTACCGCCGACCCCGCCTTCATGAACGGCAACTACAAGACAGAACCGGCCAAAGGGTTAGAGGCGTTTGGCATGGTGTGGGCCGGCTGGCTCTACTCGCAGGAGTGGTGGCGCAAAGAACTGTGGCGGACCGCATCGCCTCCGGGAACCACCTTTGAGCAGTACATGTTCAGCTTTCGTAAACGCTTCAACGCAGACGCGAACGACTACATCCTGCAGGCCCGTACCTGGGAGTCGAATGACGTAGGCAAGACCTTGCTTGTTGACGGTCGTCCTGCGGCCTTCCAAGGAGATGTAGAGAAAGCTCTACGCTCCGTCAAGGTGCCGTTCCTCTATATGCCATCAGCAACCGACTTGTACTTTCCACTGGAAGATGCAACGTACGAAGCAGCGTTCCTGCCGCACGGCAAACTGCTACCAATCCCATCACTCTGGGGCCATCCCGCGGGCGCAGGTGCCAGTCCAGCGGACAAGCTCTTCCTGAATCGGCAGATTGCAGCATTCTTGAGCGAGTAA
- a CDS encoding glycosyltransferase family 39 protein — protein MVAKSGKRHALYSCGMVDRPHRPEPVRPTTFVYGVVAFVLLAVFAIQLTRVARLYSANWDEAHHLYDGYRILTERDYRANAEVPPLVKVLAALPLVRLHPAMPAPEGNSRELSAFLEGRTFLFQNGGDRLLIPARLVCTLFPLTLALLVFFTGRSLFGAGAGLMGLLLFTFDPLVLAHGTLISTDVPCACLMFATVMAGLEWARQRHVVWLCLTALLTGLTLVTKFTGVLLLPILLVLVVAEAWRERSRATLWRGLGGWCLVALTGWVTVWAFYGFRYAPAGAGLPISPTLATYAASIHGKGTAGLLLFLARFRVLPEAFLWGLADTKHKEWDYLAYMLGHVYRHGRAGYFPLAFLIKSTLPFLALLALAPIAFRSSGRREKQALLFLLLPVVFYFLVITSSRFDIGARHMMPIYPFLYVLAGVVCWRLSQRGPMWMGVAALLALCQVGTSLRVAPAYMAYGNEAMGGPLAVRRYLSDSNVDWGQQLKTVRAYLDDNHVQDCWFAYFADGAVQPQDYGIQCKRLPTRSGLWWFQLPMDVPPTIRGTVLISESVLEGVESGDGDALNPFEAFRTLKPKTILQDGVYVYEGEFPVPLASAWVSIRRSSELSKAGLPNEALAVMQTAEQTAPGVAPVELALGWALLAVGRKSEAAAHFVAAQHLLQEQRPDLQGAELGPSIENGMRAAAANGPGR, from the coding sequence GTGGTCGCTAAAAGTGGGAAACGTCATGCTCTGTATTCTTGCGGCATGGTGGACCGCCCGCACCGACCGGAACCTGTTCGACCCACAACATTCGTGTACGGAGTTGTAGCTTTTGTTCTCCTGGCTGTGTTCGCGATACAGCTGACGCGCGTAGCGCGGTTGTACTCAGCCAATTGGGATGAGGCACACCACCTTTATGACGGTTACAGGATTCTGACCGAGCGCGACTACCGAGCGAACGCCGAAGTTCCACCCTTGGTGAAAGTGTTGGCGGCATTGCCGCTGGTACGGCTCCACCCGGCGATGCCGGCCCCTGAAGGCAACTCGCGCGAACTGAGCGCCTTCCTGGAGGGCCGGACCTTTCTTTTTCAGAACGGCGGCGACCGCCTGCTTATCCCGGCTCGGCTTGTGTGCACCTTGTTCCCGCTCACGCTGGCGTTGCTGGTGTTCTTCACGGGCCGAAGTCTCTTTGGTGCCGGCGCAGGCTTGATGGGGTTGCTGCTTTTCACGTTCGACCCGCTCGTGCTCGCGCATGGCACGTTAATTTCCACCGATGTGCCGTGCGCCTGTCTGATGTTCGCAACAGTCATGGCTGGGCTGGAATGGGCCAGACAGCGTCACGTGGTCTGGCTGTGCCTCACGGCACTGCTTACGGGATTGACGCTGGTGACCAAATTTACCGGTGTTCTCTTGCTGCCCATCCTTCTCGTTCTGGTCGTCGCAGAAGCATGGCGGGAACGTAGCCGGGCGACGCTTTGGCGCGGACTAGGAGGCTGGTGCTTGGTGGCCCTCACCGGATGGGTGACGGTTTGGGCGTTTTACGGCTTCCGGTACGCGCCGGCGGGGGCAGGACTGCCGATCTCACCAACGCTGGCCACGTATGCGGCTTCCATACACGGCAAAGGCACTGCCGGCCTGCTGCTCTTTCTCGCCCGGTTCCGCGTGCTGCCCGAAGCTTTTCTCTGGGGCCTCGCCGACACGAAACACAAGGAGTGGGACTACCTGGCATACATGCTGGGGCATGTTTACCGGCATGGTCGTGCCGGGTATTTTCCGTTAGCGTTTCTGATCAAGTCCACCTTGCCGTTTCTTGCGCTGCTTGCCCTGGCGCCGATCGCGTTCCGCAGCTCCGGACGACGCGAAAAGCAGGCGTTGCTGTTCTTGCTTCTGCCAGTGGTCTTCTATTTCTTAGTCATCACGAGCTCACGCTTCGACATCGGTGCGCGGCACATGATGCCGATCTATCCATTTCTCTATGTGCTTGCCGGCGTTGTGTGCTGGCGCTTGTCCCAGCGCGGGCCGATGTGGATGGGAGTTGCCGCTCTTCTGGCGCTTTGCCAAGTGGGAACCAGCCTGCGTGTAGCACCGGCATACATGGCCTATGGAAACGAGGCGATGGGTGGCCCTTTAGCGGTACGGCGGTACCTAAGCGATTCCAACGTGGATTGGGGCCAGCAGTTGAAGACAGTGCGGGCGTACCTGGATGACAACCATGTGCAGGATTGCTGGTTCGCCTACTTTGCCGACGGCGCAGTGCAGCCACAGGACTACGGAATACAGTGCAAGCGACTACCTACTCGCAGCGGATTGTGGTGGTTTCAACTACCAATGGATGTTCCCCCTACCATCCGAGGGACGGTTCTGATCAGCGAGAGCGTTCTGGAAGGCGTAGAGTCCGGGGATGGAGACGCACTCAACCCATTTGAGGCGTTTCGCACTCTCAAACCCAAGACCATCTTGCAAGACGGAGTGTATGTCTACGAGGGGGAGTTCCCGGTACCCCTGGCGTCGGCTTGGGTGTCCATCCGGCGATCTTCAGAACTCAGCAAGGCGGGACTGCCCAATGAGGCGCTCGCCGTGATGCAAACGGCTGAGCAAACAGCGCCGGGTGTCGCCCCAGTGGAGCTGGCTCTGGGGTGGGCTCTGTTGGCGGTGGGACGAAAGTCCGAGGCGGCGGCTCACTTTGTGGCAGCGCAACACCTGTTGCAAGAGCAAAGACCCGATCTGCAGGGCGCGGAGCTGGGCCCGTCCATTGAGAACGGGATGCGAGCAGCGGCGGCAAATGGGCCAGGCCGATAG
- a CDS encoding sensor histidine kinase: protein MTSDVHNHDLRSAELILENDARLRLQLDGAHVGLFEWDLVTGQSRWSTGFYLLHGLEPSQEASYTLWRDQVHPDDIDRVEAAIQDSLAKPQELDVDYRIVHPSGDLRWTRLQAQTMRDPQGRPLSMTGHCGDVTRRKLADAALLQSEKLAVAGRMSAALAHEINNPLEAAFNLLYLARGMASQASQADLLDQTMEQLQRVSEISQQTLRFARPSKPKFVRVIEVIESTLRLVGPKLSMGAVQVKTDFQASPQLLCSPGELQQILTNLLNNAAEAGRQPKTVTVRVRTQNDANEGNPGEIRITISDNGPGMTPETLRRIREPFYTTKQGYGTGLGMWVVQELVSKLNGKLTIKSSVGDRWHGTTFSIVLPMTPAETEQS, encoded by the coding sequence ATGACTAGTGACGTCCACAACCACGACCTCCGGTCAGCCGAATTGATCCTGGAGAACGACGCGCGGTTGCGACTGCAGTTGGACGGTGCCCATGTCGGCCTGTTCGAGTGGGATCTCGTTACGGGTCAATCGCGATGGTCGACGGGCTTCTATCTTTTGCATGGGCTTGAGCCTAGCCAAGAGGCGAGCTACACACTTTGGCGCGACCAGGTCCATCCAGACGACATCGATCGGGTGGAGGCCGCGATCCAGGATAGTTTGGCAAAGCCCCAAGAACTCGACGTGGACTACCGCATCGTCCATCCGTCTGGGGATCTCCGATGGACACGCCTTCAGGCGCAGACGATGCGTGACCCTCAGGGCCGCCCCTTGAGCATGACGGGACACTGCGGCGATGTCACCAGGCGCAAGCTCGCCGATGCTGCTTTGCTTCAGAGTGAGAAACTTGCGGTCGCAGGTCGCATGAGTGCGGCTCTCGCGCACGAGATCAACAACCCTCTCGAGGCTGCCTTCAATCTCCTGTATCTGGCCCGCGGTATGGCGTCCCAAGCTTCTCAAGCCGACCTGCTCGACCAGACAATGGAACAGTTGCAGAGAGTGTCGGAGATCAGTCAACAGACACTGAGGTTTGCGCGCCCATCAAAGCCGAAATTCGTGAGAGTGATCGAGGTGATTGAATCCACGTTGCGGCTTGTTGGTCCGAAACTGAGCATGGGCGCGGTTCAAGTGAAGACCGATTTCCAGGCGTCACCTCAACTTCTGTGTTCACCCGGAGAGTTGCAGCAGATTCTGACGAACCTGTTGAACAACGCCGCCGAAGCCGGTCGCCAGCCGAAAACCGTGACCGTGAGAGTCCGAACGCAGAACGATGCAAACGAAGGAAACCCTGGCGAGATCCGCATCACAATTTCCGATAACGGACCGGGTATGACGCCGGAAACACTCAGACGGATCCGGGAGCCGTTCTACACGACGAAGCAAGGTTATGGAACAGGTTTGGGGATGTGGGTAGTGCAGGAACTCGTCTCCAAGCTGAACGGCAAGCTGACCATCAAGAGTTCTGTCGGTGACCGTTGGCATGGCACAACATTTTCTATAGTTCTGCCGATGACTCCGGCGGAGACCGAGCAGTCGTGA
- a CDS encoding PEP-CTERM sorting domain-containing protein, whose amino-acid sequence MLFRALFVASVAALSLGASAHASTFALENFSGATLPLTITSVGVTASFTSATGEFQVQDTTGLLPFNTALLDNNFFANDPLNIAFSAPVSGTIVIPFAILDLFSTTDSFTLTANTGQTLTVAAVLDSLNFAEPGGVAQFALNAPITSLTLSGSNPNASFAIGDISTLPAAVTPEPTSIVLLATGLVGMASRRLRRS is encoded by the coding sequence CGCTCTTTTCGTTGCTTCCGTTGCTGCCTTGTCGCTCGGCGCCAGCGCGCACGCTTCCACGTTCGCGTTGGAAAACTTCAGCGGTGCGACCTTGCCGCTAACCATCACCTCGGTTGGTGTGACCGCGAGCTTTACCTCCGCCACCGGTGAATTCCAGGTGCAGGACACGACGGGCCTGCTGCCGTTCAACACCGCGCTGCTGGATAACAATTTCTTCGCGAACGATCCGTTGAACATCGCGTTCTCGGCTCCGGTAAGCGGCACGATTGTGATCCCGTTCGCGATCCTGGATCTGTTCAGCACCACGGATTCGTTCACGCTGACGGCGAACACCGGCCAGACGCTGACGGTGGCGGCCGTGCTGGATAGCCTGAACTTTGCAGAGCCGGGTGGCGTTGCGCAATTTGCTCTCAACGCTCCGATCACGTCCCTGACGCTGAGCGGCAGCAATCCGAACGCCTCGTTCGCCATCGGAGATATCTCGACCCTTCCGGCAGCAGTTACGCCAGAGCCGACTTCGATCGTGTTGCTCGCAACGGGGCTCGTCGGTATGGCGTCTCGCCGCCTCCGCCGTTCGTAG